A genome region from Manis pentadactyla isolate mManPen7 chromosome 5, mManPen7.hap1, whole genome shotgun sequence includes the following:
- the LOC130683888 gene encoding rho-related GTP-binding protein RhoQ-like, whose protein sequence is MAHGPGALMLKCVVVGDGAVGKTCLLMSYANDAFPEEYVPTVFDHYAVSVTVGGKQYLLGLYDRAGQEDYDRLRLLSYPMTDVFLTCFSVVNPASFQNVKEEWVPELKEYAPDVLFLLIGTQIDLRDDPKTLARLNGMKEKPVCVEQGQKLAKEIGACCYVECSALTQKRLKTVFDEAILTPKKHTVKKRIGSRCMNCCLIT, encoded by the coding sequence ATGGCTCACGGACCCGGCGCGCTGATGCTCAAGTGCGTGGTGGTCGGCGACGGGGCGGTGGGCAAGACGTGCCTACTCATGAGCTATGCCAACGACGCCTTTCCGGAGGAGTACGTGCCCACCGTCTTCGACCACTACGCAGTCAGCGTCACCGTGGGGGGCAAGCAGTACCTCCTGGGACTCTACGACAGGGCCGGACAGGAAGACTATGATCGTCTGAGGCTTTTATCTTATCCAATGACCGATGTCTTCCTTACATGCTTCTCTGTGGTAAATCCAGCCTCATTTCAAAATGTGAAAGAGGAGTGGGTACCAGAACTGAAGGAATACGCACCAGATGTACTCTTTTTATTAATAGGAACTCAGATTGATCTCCGAGATGACCCCAAAACTTTAGCAAGACTGAATGGTATGAAAGAAAAACCTGTATGTGTGGAACAAGGACAGAAACTAGCAAAAGAGATAGGAGCATGCTGCTATGTGGAATGTTCAGCTTTAACCCAGAAGCGATTGAAGACTGTTTTTGATGAGGCTATTTTAACtccaaagaaacacacagtaaaaaaaagaataggatcAAGATGTATGAACTGTTGTTTGATTACGTGA